The following proteins are co-located in the Hevea brasiliensis isolate MT/VB/25A 57/8 chromosome 11, ASM3005281v1, whole genome shotgun sequence genome:
- the LOC110672719 gene encoding uncharacterized protein LOC110672719, giving the protein MTRGNVAVLSGLAPPFCLHLSKFQSRGFRIRAFYEIQILESLPRNQKWRKSEEHYMLANGTPIIVILSTCISRLHPKKLEEELDGWLKAAALVKSPDVRGVIAPHAGYSYSGRAAAYAFGNIDPTNISRVFLLGPSHHYYTRKCAFSKATVYKTPIGDLPFDLEVIEELKATGNFELMDLRVDEAEHSMEMHLLYLVKIFEGHQVKVVPILVGALNADNEAMYGQFLAKYVDDPSNFFSVSSDFCHWGSRYVPHALDKKYGAIHKYIEALDKMGMDVIETGDPDAFKLYLQEYDSAICRRHPISVFLHMLRNCSTKIKIQFLQCEQSSQCKTTGDSSVSYASAAAKVDS; this is encoded by the exons ATGACACGAGGAAACGTGGCTGTACTCTCAGGTCTCGCTCCTCCTTTCTGCCTTCATCTTTCAAAATTCCAATCAAGAGGCTTCAGAATAAGGGCATTTTACGAGATTCAAATCCTTGAAAGCTTACCAAGaaatcaaaaatggagaaaatcaGAAGAGCATTACATGCTGGCTAATGGTACACCGATAATCGTAATTCTTTCGACTTGCATTTCAAGGCTTCACC CTAAAAAACTGGAAGAAGAACTTGATGGATGGCTCAAGGCTGCTGCTCTGGTTAAATCTCCTGATGTTCGAGGCGTGATTGCTCC TCATGCAGGTTATTCATATTCAGGTCGTGCTGCTGCTTATGCTTTTGGAAATATAGACCCAACAAACAT TTCTCGGGTATTCTTGCTTGGTCCATCACACCATTATTATACTCGAAAATGTGCTTTTTCAAAAGCGACAGTTTACAAGACTCCAATAGGAGACTTACCTTTTGATTTGGAAG TCATTGAGGAACTTAAAGCAACAGGAAATTTTGAATTGATGGATCTTCGTGTTGATGAAGCTGAACACAGCATGGAAATGCACTTGCTATAtcttgtaaaaatttttgaagg GCATCAGGTAAAAGTTGTGCCCATATTGGTTGGGGCTCTTAATGCTGATAATGAAGCTATGTATGGACAATTTTTAGCAAAATATGTAGATGATCCATCTAATTTCTTTTCTGTCTCCTCAGATTTTTGTCATTGGGGTTCTCGGTATGTTCCACAT GCGTTGGACAAGAAATATGGGGCTATACACAAATACATTGAGGCGTTGGACAAGATGGGTATGGatgtaatagaaacaggggatcCTGATGCATTTAAACTGTATTTGCAGGAGTATGACAGTGCTATTTGTAGGCGCCATCCAATTAGTGTTTTCCTACAT ATGTTAAGGAATTGCTCAACAAAGATAAAGATTCAGTTTCTCCAATGCGAGCAATCAAGCCAATGCAAAACAACGGGGGACAGCAGTGTAAGTTATGCATCTGCAGCAGCGAAGGTGGACTCTTGA